The proteins below come from a single Sinorhizobium fredii genomic window:
- a CDS encoding ABC transporter permease, whose product MTMTTSSTSTSAIRKSGSRLGYRFNLVGVIGFSIIIAWALVAVVAPMIIPYPVGEIVDLDYFGPMSHDFWLGSDYLGRDMLSRILMGARYTVGISLAAVTIACFSGVVLGMIAAVAGGWLDTVLSRFLDALNSIPSKLFGLVVVAAVGSSIPVLILTLSVIYIPGAYRFARALAVNINAMDFITVARIRGESTWYLIRSEILPNIVGPVLADLGLRFVFIVLLLSGLSFLGLGVQPPYADWGALVRENIGGLPFGAPAVMFPSLAIATLTISVNLLIDNLPQKIRDRSE is encoded by the coding sequence ATGACAATGACCACTTCGAGCACATCGACCAGCGCTATCCGGAAGTCCGGAAGCCGGCTTGGCTATCGTTTCAACCTCGTCGGCGTTATCGGCTTTTCGATCATCATCGCCTGGGCGCTCGTCGCGGTCGTCGCGCCGATGATCATCCCCTATCCTGTCGGCGAGATCGTCGATCTCGACTACTTCGGCCCGATGAGCCATGACTTCTGGCTCGGCTCCGACTATCTCGGTCGCGACATGCTCTCGCGAATCCTGATGGGCGCCCGCTACACGGTCGGCATCTCGCTTGCCGCGGTGACGATCGCTTGCTTCTCCGGCGTGGTGCTCGGCATGATCGCCGCGGTCGCCGGCGGCTGGCTCGACACAGTCTTGAGCCGCTTTCTCGACGCGCTCAACTCGATCCCGAGCAAGCTCTTCGGCCTCGTCGTCGTCGCCGCCGTCGGTTCCTCCATTCCGGTGCTGATCCTGACGTTGTCTGTAATCTACATCCCCGGCGCCTATCGCTTCGCCCGGGCCCTCGCCGTCAACATCAATGCGATGGATTTCATCACCGTCGCCCGGATCCGCGGCGAAAGCACCTGGTATCTGATCCGCTCCGAGATCCTGCCTAACATTGTCGGGCCGGTGCTTGCCGATCTCGGCCTCCGCTTCGTCTTCATCGTCCTGCTGCTCTCTGGTCTCTCCTTCCTCGGCCTTGGCGTCCAGCCGCCCTATGCCGACTGGGGCGCTCTCGTCCGGGAGAACATCGGGGGCCTTCCCTTCGGCGCGCCGGCGGTCATGTTCCCGTCGCTCGCCATCGCCACCCTGACGATCAGCGTCAACCTCCTCATCGACAACCTGCCGCAGAAGATCCGTGATCGGAGTGAATGA
- a CDS encoding ABC transporter ATP-binding protein, producing the protein MANLVEIRDLKVEATTDSGRKVEIIKGVSIDIADGEIVALIGESGSGKTTIALTLMGYARPGCRISGGSVSVAGKDMVRLSETERARIRGTEVAYVPQSAAAAFNPAATIMDQVIEITRIHQLMSPDEARAKAVALFRSLSLPEPETIGSRYPHQVSGGQLQRLSAAMALIGDPKLVIFDEPTTALDVTTQIEVLRAFKSVMKAGGIAGVYVSHDLAVVAQIADRIVVLKGGEVQEVGTTQEILSDAKHPYTRELLDAFEPQPRAAPGPAASTPAPLLQIDTLVAGYGPRQADGLPLVRAVKQVSLKVEKGRNLGIIGESGCGKSTLARAIAGILPAVSGSIQFEGRELGRSARERSREQLREMQIVFQYADTALNPAKSVEDILDRPLAFYHGMGRSARSARIDELLDMVRLPRNLRHRRPSELSGGQKQRVNFARALAAEPKLILCDEITSALDTVVAAAVIDLLKELQRELGLSYVFISHDLSTVQAICDEVVVMYAGEKVEQLASAELATGAKHPYSKLLFASVPKLDTGWLDGLDRRPELARALSKAG; encoded by the coding sequence ATGGCTAATCTCGTGGAAATCCGTGACCTGAAGGTCGAAGCGACCACCGATTCCGGGCGCAAGGTCGAGATCATCAAGGGCGTCAGCATCGACATCGCCGACGGTGAGATCGTCGCGCTGATCGGCGAAAGCGGCTCGGGCAAGACGACGATCGCGCTGACGCTGATGGGCTACGCCCGTCCCGGCTGTCGCATTTCCGGCGGCAGCGTTTCCGTCGCCGGCAAGGACATGGTCCGGCTCAGCGAAACGGAGCGCGCCCGCATCCGCGGTACCGAGGTTGCCTATGTGCCGCAATCGGCCGCCGCCGCCTTCAACCCGGCCGCTACGATCATGGACCAGGTAATCGAGATCACCCGCATCCATCAGTTGATGTCGCCCGACGAGGCGCGTGCCAAGGCCGTCGCGCTCTTCCGTTCCCTGTCGCTGCCGGAGCCGGAGACGATCGGGAGCCGCTATCCGCATCAAGTTTCCGGCGGACAGTTGCAACGCCTTTCCGCCGCCATGGCGCTGATCGGCGACCCGAAGCTGGTGATCTTCGACGAGCCGACCACTGCGCTCGACGTAACGACCCAGATCGAAGTGCTGCGCGCCTTCAAGTCGGTCATGAAGGCCGGCGGCATTGCCGGCGTCTATGTCTCGCACGACCTTGCCGTCGTCGCCCAGATAGCTGATCGCATCGTCGTCTTAAAGGGCGGCGAAGTGCAGGAGGTCGGCACAACGCAAGAGATCCTCAGCGACGCCAAGCACCCCTATACGCGCGAGTTGCTCGACGCCTTCGAACCTCAGCCGCGCGCCGCCCCCGGTCCCGCCGCATCTACCCCGGCCCCGCTTTTGCAGATCGACACGCTGGTCGCGGGCTACGGGCCGCGACAGGCGGACGGATTGCCGCTTGTGCGCGCCGTCAAGCAGGTCTCGCTGAAGGTCGAGAAGGGCCGCAATCTCGGCATCATCGGCGAATCCGGCTGCGGCAAGTCGACCCTTGCCCGTGCGATTGCCGGCATCCTGCCCGCGGTCTCGGGCAGCATCCAGTTCGAGGGGCGCGAACTTGGCCGCAGCGCCCGCGAGCGCTCACGCGAACAGCTGCGCGAGATGCAGATCGTCTTCCAATATGCCGACACCGCACTCAACCCAGCAAAGTCAGTCGAGGATATCCTCGACCGGCCGCTCGCCTTCTACCACGGCATGGGTCGCAGCGCCCGCAGCGCCCGCATCGATGAACTGCTCGACATGGTGCGTCTGCCGCGCAACCTGCGCCATCGCCGCCCCTCCGAGCTTTCCGGCGGCCAGAAGCAGCGCGTCAATTTCGCCCGGGCGCTCGCCGCCGAGCCGAAGCTGATCCTTTGCGACGAAATCACCTCCGCCCTCGATACGGTCGTCGCTGCCGCGGTCATCGACCTGCTCAAGGAACTGCAGCGCGAGCTCGGCCTCTCCTACGTCTTCATCAGCCACGACCTTTCGACGGTGCAGGCGATCTGCGACGAGGTGGTCGTCATGTATGCGGGCGAGAAGGTCGAGCAGCTCGCCTCGGCCGAGCTCGCGACCGGCGCGAAGCACCCCTATTCCAAGCTGCTCTTCGCCTCCGTGCCGAAACTCGACACCGGCTGGCTCGACGGTCTC